In Magallana gigas chromosome 1, xbMagGiga1.1, whole genome shotgun sequence, the sequence catcaaataaacaattttgcGCAACCACTATGTATTCAGCCTATCTATTAAGTATAGCTTTTACGAGGTTTGATCcaaaggaatttaaaaaaaatgcggTGCATTTATCAGAGTTGCTCAATTGTGTTGAAATGCATTTGCcgacaatatatataaaagcaaattatttgaattgacAAGCACGTCGATTCATTTTTAGAATCGTCATAATAATCAAATCGATTGCATATAAACACCTTCTAACCACGAAATATTGTTTTAACATAATTCAACTTTTAAGTACAATTTAGAAGTAGATTGGATTTGAagaattgtttaaaatcaaataacgTTTTGAACAGAGGAAAAATTCACTCTGTTCACCTGACCTGCAATTAAGCTTTACCGAACACCTGCTATCCGTGGCCCATCTGTCCGACACTCTGCCTGTTTGAAATTTGGCGTTTGACCAAATTGACTCAACTTATCATAACATATTCTTATAGCATggtgtttttttaattgtttaaatataggACTAAACCCTTTTAAAAATGCGGGCAATCATATATATCTTTGTATTCTCATAGTAAATCATAGTGACTCGATTCAGTATGTTAATTCATATCTATAGttatatatttcaatttgatCAGACCTTAATcatcaacatttatttaatgGTATATCTTACAACCTCAATATGTTTTTATCAAAAAGTTAATCACGGTaaaggttttactttttgtctttattcatttttcgtttttgctattttatcattttgataGGTTTAAGGCTAGGAAAATAAGCCATTTTATGCATTTTAGAACATAGGATATGAAACTTTGAAAGAAGATTCCTTTTTTATATTGTTGTGTGTATTATTTAATTTAGGAATTTGTGAGGAGTTTTTGTGAGATTGGCtatattttagaagaatttcataataaaacaaaatcaaattggTTACCAGAACTGTGTTTGAAGTGATAAATGTTGCCAACGGTCTTCTTGCTTATATTACAttctggtttttttaaaataatgtaattctatcacgaattttttttatcaatgtgtatttattaaacaacttcatatctacaaaaaaaacccaaaataatCAGTTTTATTTGGATTTTCTGATAACACTTTTAAACACTTAGGGGTCAAGTAAATAGCTATCtagtatttttatataatagacTTTTGAGTTACCTCCTTTCTTACACAAACAAGTATCGTTCGATAATTTTTCTGACATAAAAATATAGTGTCTATTTAAATAAAACGAAATATAACCCGTGCGCAAGAGCTGTGACGACATTTGATcccaaatatatttaaatctcATAAAGGGAATAAAGAAGAACATTATGAAAACAGAAAGAGATGCAAATGCCCCAAAACACCCCCAAAATTAGTCTGTGTTTATAACGTGAAATTCAATTCCAGGGCTGGATCGATATCCCCCAACCCTTCCTCTTGATATGAAAATGTCATTCTAATAGTAGAGAGCCCGTCAATAAGCTAAGAGTACATATTGctgcaatacatgtaattgattcaAAGGCGTTTACAACAGTAAAAGCTTAGTTTGgttgtttaaaaatacaatataaatatatgattcCATTGATTATCTTATAAACAGAATTAAGtaattaaaatgaatcaatgtGCCTACTTAGTCGGTAATAAACATGAGCGGATCCATATATTTTtcttgggggggagggggggttggGGCGGCTATGCAAATTTCAGAAATTTGAATTATTCGGACGAGGATGGCGGACAAGGATGGGAGGGGTACGGACCCCAACCCACCTCTTGATCCGGTAATGAATAACGCTAGTTCATGGAAACGTTAAAATACACAATAAACAGGCCGGGTACCTGTCCTTTGAATATTCGGATTTAATAATGTTTTTGACagcaaattaaacaaataagtctcattttgttttatttatttataatacacTTAATTTGAGAGtggatattttatgttttccgatggaaatttagataaaaaaaaaattacatctcCCTTGACAAAGGCCCAGAAAGAAAGAAGAACACTTAAATCACTTGAGACGtactagagagagagagagagagagagagagaaaggatGGTAACCGATGGAAGTGCCGCCTGTTGTTCAACTGCCTCATGCGTCCCCCAAGCTcgaagatatatttaaaaaagtcatttcaTTCACAAGCTACTTATAAATATTGCATGGATCAGAGCAACCAACATAAATCTGGTTTCACAATGAAATATTCTCAATAAAAAAAGctcgaagatttttttttaaaacatgcgCATTCTGAACAGGAAGTCGAAAGAGCCGTTGTCATGAGGTGTCAATGGTTTTTCCAACCACAAGGCTGATTCATTGGAGGTAATATCAGGTGATGCACTGATTTGTCCataaaaattgttgttttgttggtggtttttttttttttttttttgggggggggggggttattaaTAAATGATAGTAATATGTTTTCAATATGAACTTGAAAAACGAAAAGTAATATTGTTCTTGAAAAGCAGAAATAGATTCTTGTTGAAGAATTTCTACTTTTCATCATCAAATTTTGGGTAACCCATTCGTTTAAAAAATCTGCACTCtatcaaaaaatacttaaatgtgAAATTGTTGAGAGTAATCTGGATATAAATGAGTCATAAATAACCCTGACAAATTCTAAGTTTTAGGTTTCGTTGAAAATGCTGTTTCTTAAATTTAATATAGTGGATTAGACaaatatagaatttatttaaataacttCGTTTTAAGACaagttttaaattctttatatcTTCATGTAACCTGTTGAAACGCAAGGACCGGGTATTTAACAAATGCAAAATTGTCTATAACTCTAGTAAGTCTATAAGTCTATACTAAATTGAATTCATATCGACGGAATCATCAATTTTTTATGGCAAACTTAAACAAGAAAGGACATAGGGCCTCGGACAACCACCAGACAACTTTTTTTGAAGCAGAGTTTAATGCCTGGGACAAGCAGAACCGCGGGTATCTAACAATGGAGGAATATGTTAACCTCTTTGAATTCCTCCAATATGGAGATAGATCCAAAATAATTGTAAGTATACATTATAAAACTTTTTCGGACATTTCCGTGATAGACACAACTCAGCTGCCGGAaaattgcaaatacatgtatcattgaaaGACGGTATAATAATTGACATTCAAACTGTAATTATACAATGGCcgattataaatttttttaccaTGAAACAAATGAAAACGTAATAGAATAATGTTTTTAGAttgcaacatttttatttactgtCCATAACAAGTTTCCCCTATATGTATATAAAGTTATCTAAAGGTACATTGTACTTGAATGACAAATGtattatacaaatgtattgCGTGCAAATCTACCAAAATGTTTGGTTAATTGCATGTAACGTCATTTGTTACTCGTTACAATTGAAAGAAGTGACATACAAATGATATGTTTTATTGTAACCGAAAAATTTATAAACTATTGATCATTTTCTTTCAGGAGCTGTTAGGATCTATAATACAGGGAAGAGATAGATCAAAGAACATTACTATGGAGCTACATATGGATGTCATGAGTCGCCCGGGGGTCAAGGAACGGTAttctattatataattatttattgtgtTAATATCAGTTCTATACATAAAACATAAGTCATAAGACATAGGTTTCAGGGTCCCTGGTCATTCAGCATATAATGGTGTACATATAGTATGCAGATGTAAGTAATATCGGTGTTAATTTCTATATACATGAATCATACAGAATTATCACATCATTTTTATTGAAcggcttttaattaaaaactgttTCCATATAATGCTAAAAGTCGTgagaaattcttaaaaaatatgaataaccAGATTTAGCGAATTTACGAAAGTTAACATTCCCCTTTTTAAATGGATTTCCCTTCCCGTGGACTTgtcttttcattattattttgcttttaaatagatcggaaattaagaaaaaatttgtCACGTAAATGACGTGCAGAGTGGTTAGAGTGTAACTATTGAAAGGGCTCAATGACAGTGGCCTCTTTATACTACAGTGTAAATAAATCTCCTTCATCAGAAActttctttgtaaaaattacAGAATAAcatatcaatttcaaagaaAGATTATATGTAACTTTAATTCATCATGAATTCTAAACTCCCTTATGTCAATGAATATGTTTACCACTATTTTAGTACATCCCGACACAGAGATTTCTTCATGACGTTCGCCGACGGGAGTGATACAGCAACTAGAAAACAAATATTGCAGCGTTACGAGCAAATAATGGGAGATCAGTTTACAGAGGAGCATAAGGAAAAGATCTATAACCTTAAAATAGGTTTTGATGGTAAAGTGACTTACGAGGATTTCTTTCGGAGTTACTTGATTGAGAGAGGGCAAGCGGGAGCTTTTtgtgaaaagaaataaaaatatgcactAATGTGGTATCATAAATATTCATGGGCACGAGTTTTTGTGGATTGATTTAGAATCGCAGCTTA encodes:
- the LOC117687190 gene encoding uncharacterized protein isoform X1, with protein sequence MANLNKKGHRASDNHQTTFFEAEFNAWDKQNRGYLTMEEYVNLFEFLQYGDRSKIIELLGSIIQGRDRSKNITMELHMDVMSRPGVKERTSRHRDFFMTFADGSDTATRKQILQRYEQIMGDQFTEEHKEKIYNLKIGFDGKVTYEDFFRSYLIERGQAGAFCEKK
- the LOC117687190 gene encoding uncharacterized protein isoform X2, which translates into the protein MEEYVNLFEFLQYGDRSKIIELLGSIIQGRDRSKNITMELHMDVMSRPGVKERTSRHRDFFMTFADGSDTATRKQILQRYEQIMGDQFTEEHKEKIYNLKIGFDGKVTYEDFFRSYLIERGQAGAFCEKK